A window from Pseudanabaena sp. FACHB-2040 encodes these proteins:
- a CDS encoding NADH:flavin oxidoreductase, with protein MSINTLFQPFSFKGLKLPNRIVMAPMTRGFSPDGYPTKDVANYYAKRAAAEVGLIISEGTGIARPASLNGVNLPRFHGEQELAGWKQVIDAVHAAGGLMIPQLWHVGAVPSPYGDDLPVDLFESPSGLNSPDQPFGRTMTDTDIADTIAAFASAAADAKRLGFDAVELHGAHGYLIDQFFWKGTNHRTDRFGGVTLAERGRFAAEIIQAVRAAVGSDFAIILRLSQWKQQDYTARLANTPAEMEEWLQPLVDAGADILHCSQRRFWEPEFDESELNFAGWAKKLTGVPTITVGSVGLNGDFIRAFSGEASQAASLDELLRRLERGDFDLVAVGRALLQDPQWAVKIHQNRTADLMNFNPSALAILT; from the coding sequence ATGTCTATTAACACGCTTTTCCAACCCTTTAGCTTTAAGGGATTGAAGCTGCCGAACCGAATTGTGATGGCTCCAATGACGCGAGGCTTTTCACCTGATGGCTATCCAACGAAAGACGTAGCAAATTACTATGCAAAACGTGCTGCTGCTGAAGTCGGGCTGATCATCTCCGAGGGGACGGGTATCGCACGACCCGCATCGCTAAACGGTGTTAACCTTCCCCGCTTCCACGGTGAGCAGGAGCTTGCTGGCTGGAAGCAAGTCATTGATGCAGTCCACGCTGCCGGAGGATTGATGATCCCGCAGCTCTGGCATGTTGGCGCAGTGCCATCCCCATACGGCGACGATCTACCCGTTGACCTGTTTGAAAGTCCTTCGGGTCTAAATAGTCCTGACCAGCCGTTTGGGAGAACGATGACTGACACAGACATCGCCGATACGATCGCTGCCTTTGCCAGTGCAGCGGCGGATGCAAAGCGGCTGGGTTTCGATGCTGTTGAACTCCACGGGGCACATGGCTATCTGATCGATCAGTTTTTCTGGAAGGGCACGAACCATCGCACCGATCGATTTGGAGGTGTGACGCTCGCTGAGCGCGGACGTTTCGCTGCCGAGATTATTCAAGCCGTCCGTGCAGCAGTCGGTTCTGACTTTGCGATCATCCTTCGCCTGTCGCAATGGAAACAACAGGACTACACTGCCCGCCTTGCGAATACTCCAGCGGAGATGGAGGAGTGGTTACAACCGCTGGTGGATGCAGGTGCAGATATATTGCATTGCTCACAACGCCGTTTTTGGGAGCCGGAGTTCGACGAATCTGAGCTAAACTTTGCGGGCTGGGCGAAGAAGTTGACAGGGGTTCCCACCATTACCGTAGGGTCGGTCGGTCTCAACGGCGATTTCATCAGAGCTTTTAGTGGTGAAGCATCACAGGCTGCGTCACTTGATGAATTGCTGCGTCGGCTGGAGCGCGGTGACTTCGACTTGGTTGCAGTTGGACGTGCGCTGCTGCAAGATCCGCAATGGGCTGTAAAGATACATCAAAACCGTACCGCTGATCT
- a CDS encoding AraC family transcriptional regulator: MTLRELASQTIDIALQVGFSSQNHLTQQFKCLTGITSKQVR; this comes from the coding sequence ATTACTCTGAGGGAACTTGCTTCGCAAACCATAGACATTGCCTTACAAGTCGGTTTCTCCAGTCAAAACCATCTGACGCAACAGTTCAAGTGCCTTACTGGAATAACCTCCAAGCAGGTTCGCTAA
- a CDS encoding FMN-dependent NADH-azoreductase: MASILHIDSSPRGERSKSRKLAKKFIDAWQDLHPDDVIIYRDLRQTPVPHVTEDWIAASFIAPEALTSEMAELLKFSDELVDEFLAADRCVFSVPMYNFSIPSNFKAYIDQVVRVGRTFMEENGQVKGLANGKKVLFITSRGVEFEAGSPYEGWDSQEPALRYAFQYMGVTDIQFIHANGLDMGDEARKRGLDEAKSKIQELVNGW, from the coding sequence ATGGCAAGCATTCTGCATATTGATTCAAGTCCACGGGGAGAGCGCTCCAAATCTCGCAAGTTGGCAAAGAAGTTTATCGATGCGTGGCAAGACTTACATCCTGATGACGTGATCATCTATCGTGATTTAAGACAAACGCCAGTTCCTCACGTCACCGAAGACTGGATTGCGGCTTCTTTTATTGCGCCAGAAGCACTGACTTCAGAAATGGCTGAACTGTTGAAGTTTTCTGATGAGTTAGTGGATGAGTTTTTGGCAGCCGATCGATGTGTTTTCAGTGTGCCAATGTACAACTTCAGCATTCCGTCCAATTTCAAGGCCTACATTGATCAAGTGGTTCGTGTGGGTCGCACATTCATGGAGGAGAATGGTCAAGTCAAAGGACTTGCGAACGGTAAAAAAGTTTTGTTCATCACATCGCGAGGCGTTGAGTTTGAAGCAGGGTCTCCTTACGAAGGATGGGATAGTCAGGAACCTGCGCTCCGGTATGCTTTTCAATACATGGGTGTGACCGACATTCAGTTCATTCATGCCAATGGTCTAGATATGGGAGACGAGGCACGAAAACGGGGGCTAGACGAAGCAAAATCTAAGATTCAAGAGCTAGTTAATGGCTGGTAG
- a CDS encoding SDR family oxidoreductase produces MGRIGQATKIAQAVVFLCSDAASYITGQPFAIDGGYTAS; encoded by the coding sequence ATGGGTCGGATCGGTCAGGCAACGAAAATTGCTCAAGCGGTGGTGTTTCTCTGCTCTGATGCTGCCAGCTACATCACTGGGCAACCGTTTGCGATCGATGGCGGATATACGGCGAGTTAG